CATTGGGGCCGAGATATCGGCAAGCTCCGTTGCAAGGTGGGGCTGATCGCGCCGGCGTAGGCCAAGGCGTGCCGCCCGGGGCGATAGGTAATGATCGCTCATTCCCCGGCCTCCCGCGGTTGCTAGGCCGAGCGGTTACCCTCCGGAACCAACTTTAGCCCAATTTCTCGCCGAACAAGCTTCATACCCACAGGGACGATCCGTGATGCCGATTTTACCTGGCTCCGTGGCACCGAAGAGCCTGGGAGAGTCCTATCTGCACGTGCTGCACGCCCTGATGCTGCGCGACATGCGCACCCGCTTCGGAGCCTCGCTATGGGGCTACGGCGTGGTCGTGCTGTGGCCCTGCGTGCACGTGTTCATGCTGATCGCGATCTACACGTTCCAGAAACTAGCGGTCCCTTTGGGTGATGACCGGGCGCTGTTCTTCGCCTCAGGCGCAGTCCCGGTGCTGGTGTTCCAGTACATCTCGCGCGAGGTCATGAAAGCGGTCATCTCCAACCGCCCACTCACCTATTATCCTCAGGTAAAGCTATTCGATGTTATATTTGCTCGAATCCTCGCCGAAATCGTAACTGGCTTTCTAGCCCTCTTGGTTGTCATCAGTGTTCTTCTATGCATCGGCACTAATCCAGTTCCATCCGATCCTTTCGTTGCCATGTGCGCCTACCTCTCGGCAATCATTCTCGGTATCGGCATCGGAACAATTAACGTCGCCATCATTGGCTTTTTTCCAGGATGGCTCATAGGATACGCTCTCTTGAGTATTGTTTTGTATATTTCCAGCGGAGTAATGTTTCTTCCGAGCTACATGCCCGATAAAATATACTACTGGATGAAATTCAATCCGGTTCTTCAATTAGCTGAGTGGATGCGGTCGGCGTATTATCCCTATGCTGGCTTGGAAATAGACTATCTATACATTACAATGTTCGGCCTAACCTCGATAACGATCGGGCTTTTGATCGTGAAGCACGTGGTGGCGAAGATGAGTGCGTGAACTGGCCTGGGATACATTCATATTGAGAATCCGCGTTTGGCGACTCAGATATCAGCAGCTTGGAACTTCGAAAAGGTTGCGAGGCGGGCGCTCAGGCCACTTCAGTCACAGCTGAGTAGACGAGGCCACTTCTGGGTCTCGCGGGCTGCCGGTCGTCCAACCGAAGGGCAATCCCGTGCGCCGCGGGCTGGCGCAAAACGACTGCGCCACAACGGCTCTAGAGCGAGTCTTCGCGTCACTTGGGCAGCAGATGTCTCTACTCGCCGCGTCTATCCAACCGCTCGCCCGTGTCACGGCAGACCACCGCCCCCGGTCGTGTCCCTGGAGGTGGTGTAGCTCGCCGGTAGCGGGAGAGCCCGCCTGCGCGCCCTTGACAGCGCTGTAGCAGGCGGGATCTCTCGCGGGGTGGTCATCGGCGGTTGCCAGGTAGGGTGGGGTTGCGAGCACCAACCTCGAACCCGAGAGACCCCCGATGACCGACGAGATGATGGCCCTGCGCGGGCTGATGGAGAAGAGCGCCGACACAGATCTTCTGCGCGAGATGATCGGCTTTGCGGCCAAACGCCTGATGGAGCTGGAGGTCGGTGGCCTGACCGGCGCGGCCCACGGCGAAAAGAGCGCCGAGCGGCTGGTCCAACGCAACGGCTACCGTGACCGGGATTGGCAGACGCGTGCCGGCACGGTCGAGCTGCGCATTCCGAAGCTGCGCAAGGGCAGCTACTTTCCGGGCTTCCTGGAGCCTCGACGCATGGCCGAGAAGGCGCTCACGGCTGTGATCCAGGAGGCCTATATCCAGGGCATCTCAACCCGCTCGGTCGATGATCTCGTCCAAGCCATGGGTGGCACGGGTGTGTCGAAGAGCCAGGTCAGCCGGCTCTGCCAGGAGATCGACGAGCGCGTGGGCGCGTTCCTCGACCGGCCGATCGAGGGCGAGTGGCCCTACCTCTGGATCGATGCGACCTACGTGAAGGTGCGCCAGGACGGCCGCATCGTCTCGGTAGCGGTGATCGTGGCGGTGGGCGTCAACGGCGACGGCCGTCGCGAGGTGCTGGGCATGGATGTCGGTCCCTCCGAAGCCGAGACGTTCTGGACGGACTTTCTCCGCAAGCTGGCGCGCCGCGGCCTGCGCGGGGTCAAGCTGGTCATCTCGGACGCGCACGAGGGCATCAAGGCGTCGGTGGCCAAGGTAATGAACGCCACCTGGCAGCGTTGCCGTGTCCACTTCATGCGCAACGTGCTCGCCCATGCCGGACGCAGCGGGCGGCGTGTCGTCTCGGCCTTCATCGCCACGGCATTTGCCCAGGACGACGCCGAGGCGGCCCGTCAGCAGTGGCGGCGCGTGGCTGATCAGCTCCGGCCGAAGGTCCCCAAGCTCGCCGCCCTGATGGACGAGGCTGAGCCGGACGTGCTGGCCTATATGGGCTTCCCCACCCAGCATCGGGTCAAGCTGCACTCCACAAACCCGCTGGAGCGCCTGAACGGTGAGATCAAACGCCGGACCGAGGTGGTCGGCATCTTCCCCAACGAGGCGGCCATCACGCGCCTCGTCGGCGCGATCCTGCTGGAACAGAACGACGAGTGGGCCGTCCAGCGCTCCCGCTACATCACCCTGGAAAGCATCGCGCCAATCGGCGATGATCCTCTCGTCAGCCTGCCCACCCTGGCAGCCTGATCAATCCGGCCCAGGCCGGTGATCGTGGTGGCCACGCCGAAGCTACACCACGCTATGGGACACGACCACGCCCCCGCCGATCAGCCGCTTGAACGGGCTGGCTTTGCTACCGGGCAATGGCCGGCGGTAAGGATCGACAACACCCGCGTGCCGGTCACGCATCCGCCGTACCCGCGCGATCACGCTCACATCCAGCACTGTCTTGGCCGCGTGACAGGGCCGGCACAGCACCTGGCAGTTCGCAAGCGAGGCATCCTCAATCAGCGCCGCTGGGACGATGTGGTCGTAGTGGAACCGTCCGACCTGCAACGCGCATGGACAGCGGCTACTGTCCGGGAGCACACCCTCGCAGCGCCCGCCAGCTCGGGCGAGAGCGGCCCGCAGAACCGCCTTGCTGAACTCCCGCCGCGCCATCACGCCATCCTCGCAGCGCTGTCCGCGGTCGGTCCGGCGGGGTCAGCCGCGACCTCGGCAAGCTCACACCGGGTCTCGGCCATCCAGTAGGCGTGCAGCTCGCGCGCCGAGCACGGCACAAGCGGCGAGACAGCCGAGGAAACCGGGATCGCCAGCTTCGCAGCCGCGGGCCGCGATTGACCTGACCGGCCGAAAAGTTCTTTTTCAGCGGACGCGCAGGGAGTTGTGGATCGTAAAGATAGGATCCGTCCTATTGTAAGAAATTTTTCTCAGCGCGCCGATTGGCGTGCCTAATCGCTATGCTCATCATCCCCTATTCGACGCCCTTTGGCAGCCCCTATTAAATTTCACGAGAGGGGGTTGTGTTGCGATTGTGCAACGGCAGCTTCGAATGGGCGCCGTTTAGGTGCCGCTGGCGGTCTGCGCATGCGGTCAAGTCGTTGTCCTGGAGGCGAATAAGGGCAACGCTGCTCCCAAAAGCCATTGCCCACAAACCGAGCAGACATTGGAAAATTCGCACGTCCAGGTATGGCCAACGCGTTGTGAAACTCCTACGCCTTCGCATTGCGACCCAATTTCCCGAACGCCGCATCCGCGACCGACATGTCCGAACCTCGATTAGTAGGCGCTCAACTCTCAATTTGTGGATGCGCGACGTGCGAGCTACACGTGGCTGACGATGCAACCGACGACACATATGCCGCAACCACATCGTGGCTCACATCATCGACGATCCAAACTGTGCCGGATTGCATCCTCTCGCGGTCGCGTCTCCGGGCCGCCTCTCGACTTCTGGGGATCGTTGCGCGTGCACACAATGGCATGCCCAGCCCTGGCGGTAGGCGAGGGGGAGCAGCTTCGAATAGCGGCTCGAATGAAGCCGGTGGCGTACCTAACGGCTGACAGGCACTGTGCACGAGTAAGGCTATGTCGTACCTATCTGAACGTCGCGCCCTCGTTCTGGGCTCCCTCAATCCCGCACAGTGCCGTGGCATTGAGTTCGGCCCGCTCGACAATCCACTCGTGCGCAAGCAAGAGGGTGATATTTCGTACGTCGATTACGCCTCGACAGAAGTTGTACGGCGACAGCACGCAAGTGGATCAAGCATACGTCCCGAGAACATTCTCGATATAGACTATACCTGGGGCGATACGCCGATCTCTCAAATTATCCCTAATTTCAAACCTTTTGATTATGCTGTAGCAGCACATGTCATTGAGCACGTTCCGGATGTCGTGGGATGGCTCCTGGAAATCCATAGCCTCCTCGTTCGATCGGGCTTGGTCGGGTTAATTATTCCAGACCGACGACACACGTTCGACTTTGCCCGCGCCGAGAGCACGGTCGGCGAAATGATGGAGGCTCATTTCCAACGTTACCGGCGCCCTTCTATGAGGCAGGTGTTTGATCATTGCTGGTCAGCCGTCGATCTCGACAAGTCGGTCTCTTGGAACTGCGACCCAAGCCGGATCGAACTGCGCAGCTTTATGGGCGACATAGGCCTCCAACTCGCCCATGATCAGGCGGCCTCCCTGCGGACCGAGGCACGCTACTTCGACAGCCACTGCTGGGTATTCACGCCCGACAGCTTCCTACGATGCTGCGAGGCGTTAGCGAAACTTGGTTACTTCCCTTTTATCGCCGAGCACATCCAAGCCACCGTTGTCGGCGAGTTTGAATTCATCGTGCGACTGCGCACCCACGACCCGACAGACAGGGTCTCGACGCTGCGATCCTTGCAACTTGCGCGAGAACGCGTCGCCGACGATCCCAACGAGCACGAATATGCCCGGCGGATGCAGGCCTTTCGGGCGCGCGACAAGAGTTGACCCAGCCGATGTTTGAGATACGCACCGATTTAGACGGCTTGCGCCTAGTAGAGCCGGGCAAGCCCGACGTCTGGCTCATGTTCCACGGGCGGCGGCACCGTGTGGCCAGTCCCGCTGTGTACGATGCCCTCTTCGCCGAGGCCGAGGCGCTCGTCCACAGTGACGAGATTACGTCCATCGCAATGGGCCCCGAGTTGAACGAGGGCAGCTGCCTCATCCGCGCCGAACATACTACGGGAATCTTTCTCATAACCGGACGCTACCCCAAAGTGGTAAAGCACTACATCGCAAGCTACGAGAGCTTCACCGATTTTGGATTCTCGCTGGCCGCGGTGAAAGACGTGCCTGCTATACTGCTAGATCACGTGCCACTTGCTCCGGATCTGGTGAGCTTCCGCGAGCGGCGTAGCCAAGACTAGGGGCTCGGGCATGAAGGCGCTACTCTGCGTCAACTCTGCTTGTTGCCACTACTCGCCTCCAGCCGGACCTCCCGCACGCGGGTCGTGATCCTCCCAAAATGCTCGCTGAGGCACGCAGCCTCAAATTCAAGTGGCGATAGTCGCCGTAGTCTTCACTACGGACAGTAGGTCGATTTCTTGGCCGGACAGTGCCTGAGGCTCTACGGCGTCAGGCGAGCCGAGAGGAGCACAAGTTGAGTTTACGAATAAATGTTTTCTTTACTTTCGGGAAGAGCCTCCTCCGAATGACTAAAATTGTGTCTCGCTGGCTCGAGCGCGTGGCGACCGAAGAGGATCAGGTTTCCGACTTCGATGCCGCGTTCTACACGGATTTCTACGACGACCTTCGTGGCATGGATCCCGCGCGGGCTCGTCAACATTACCGGCATCACGGTCGCGAGGAAGGACGCTTCGCCAACCCTGCTGCATACATCTCGTACCTTGAGGTGGGCCGCAAGCCACTCCCCCCGGAATTTGACGCAAAGACCTACCGCGCTCTTAATCGCGACCTTGCGACGTTGTTCAAGGACTGGCAGCTCGCCGAGCACTTCATCCGCTACGGCGAGAGGGAGGGACGGCGCTTCAAGTTCGAATGCGAACTTACGTTAACTGCAGAGGACATTAAAGCTCTTTGCGGACGCGACTACGCCTTCGAGACCGATGTGCAAGCGCTTGTCACGGAGATGCTGGCGAAATCTGGATTGCCAGCCGGTGTCTGGCTCACACGCTTCGTCCTTCTAGACTTCACGCTACTGAACAGAGGATGGCTCGAGGGAGCTCAACCGTGCCTCGTCGAAGCCCTTCGCCTGTTCGCGTCGGAAGGCGTCCGGCGCCTCGCCCCAATCGCGCGTGGCTTAGCCTTCGATCCGGCTTTTTACCGGAGTGAACATCCAGACCTCGCGGCGCAATCGGACGCGGACCTGTACCGCCACTGGCTTTTGTATGGAATGCAGGAGGGAGAGGAGCCGAGTGAGGCGAGCTTCCTCGACGTAACGCTGGGATTAAGTGAATTCCCGACCTGCTTTGACGAGCGGCGCTACAGGGTAGCCGCGAGGAAGGTTGGCCGGGACGTCGCACTGGGCCGCTCAGCGGCGCTCAGAGACTTCGTCGCGCATGGTTTCGCTGCTGGCCTCGCCCTACCTTCGGCGGGTGCCGAGGCCGCTGCATTCTACGAAGCGGTGGGCGACTACCACCTCGTGCGGGGGAACGCTGCGGCAGCCCGCGATGCCTTCGACCTAGCTATTTCCTCGGGCAGCGGGTCTGGGCCCCTTCTTCATAAGCGGGGTGATGCGCGTTTGGCACTGGGCGACAAGACCGCGGCGCTCGCCGATTTCGAGCTAGCGGCAGCGCAGCCGAACGCAGGCCTGTGGAGCTTCCTTCACGCGGCACAGTTGCAGGGGGAGCACGGCGACCTCGAGTCTGCCTTCTCCACGCTCCGGCAGTCGTCGGAGGAGTACGGCCACCTCACGGCGTGGCGGAACACGGGTCACGATCTGCTGCGGGTGTTTTTTGACGATAAACAGGACAAGGCGCGAGCTCTCTACCGCGCCGGCGACCGCGCGGCGGGGGACAACCTACTTGAGGGCGCGAGTGGCTTCGTTGCGCAGACCCTACCCTGGCTCGATCCACTGCCATCCCTTCTCCCTCCCTGTGTGAGCCGTCTCGTCATCATTCTGGCCAACCGCGATCTGCCCCAATGCGACCATTACCGGGTCACACAGAAGAGGCAGCAGCTCGAGCATGCGGGTTGGCAAGTTGAGATCTACGAGAAGCAGCAGACCGAGGCCTTCCGCGCAGCGCTGACAAGGGCCGGGCAGGCGATCTTCTACCGTCTGACGGCAACTCCGCCTGTCATCCACGCGATCCTTACCGCGCGAGCACTCGGGGTGCCCACCGCCTACGAGATCGGCGACCTCATCTTCGATGCGGCCTGCTACCCAGAACCCCTCGCGGATTTTGCGGGTAAAATTTCGCAGGAGCAATACGTAGGATTGCTGGTTGAGGTGCCGCTCGTACGCTTCGCCATACGTCTGTGCGACGTTGGACTGGCCTCTACGCCCGCCCTCGCACAGGCAATGCGTCCCTTCGTCAGATCAGGCGAGTGCCATATCCTCAGGAACGGGCTCGATCACCGCAACGCGCACTATTTCGCTCGCAGGCGCGTCGGCCGCCAGAGCAGTGTTACCCTATTTTATGGGTCGGGAACGCAGGCACACAACCGCGACTTCGCTGACCTGCTCGCCCCCGCCCTGATCGACGCCTTCGCGCGGCACCCCCATATGCGCCTGGTGACGGCCGGTCACGTTCACCTCGATCGACGATTCGGCCCCTACCTCGACCGCATTCACCGTTTCGAATTTGACGCGGACCTGGACGCATACTGGGAGGTACTCGCACTGGCCGACATCAACCTCTCCGTGCTGTCGCCCGGGGCAATGACAGACGCAAAGAGCGAGATAAAATGGTTAGAAGCTGCGATGTTCGGTATTCCGTCCATCGTCAGCGCAACGCGAACGTACCGAGAGGTGCTACGGGATGGCGTAAACGCACGTCTGGCAGCCACGGCGGACGAGTGGCGCGACGCCCTTGACAGCCTGATCGGCAGCGCCTTGCTGCGGGACACCATAGGCGAGCGGGCGCGCCAGACAGCGCTAGAACAGTATGGGCTCGACGCTGCCGCATCTCAGTTGCAGGCGTGGCTAGGCGACCCGCCGGAGGGGTGCGATCCCGTCGGCGCGGAGGGTTCGGGACGGGCACTCGCCTTCGCGCAGCCGCAACCGCACGAACGCCGGCGAATTATGATCGTTAACGTGTTCCAGCCCCCCGCGCTGATTGGCGGCGCTACGCGCGTCATGCGCGAGAACATCGACTTCCTGATTGATCACGCTTCCGACTGGCTCGATCTAGTCCTAGTCGCCGCAGACGACATGCACGGTGATCCGCGCCTGACCCGAGTCGACCGCTACCGCGACGTGCCCGTGTTTCGCATCCCGATCGCCGCAGCGGCGGAGGGCGATTGGAAGCCGTTCGATGCAGCGGTAGAGGAGCAGTTCGGCGAAATTCTTGACCGGACCGCGCCGGACCTCATTCATTTCCACTGTGTCCAGAAGCTGAGCGCCTCAGTCGTGAGAGCCGCGCAGCAGCGCGATCTGCCCTATGTGATCAGCTTGCACGACGCGTGGTGGATCTCCGACTACCAGTTCCTTTGTGATTCTCAGGGCCGGATTCAATGGCCGAGCCCTGACCCCATACTGGCTAGTCCACCTCTTCAGATCGGGAAAATGGCATCGGTCGCGCGGCGCGCTGGACTGAGTGAACTGCTCCGGGGTGCTCGGGCGGTGCTCGCCGTCTCGGATGCGCTGACCGACATTTACCGATCCGCGGGCGAAGCGAGCGTGCGCACCCTGTCGAACGGCTGCCCGAAGATACCGATTACGCCTCGCACCACGACAAATGGTTCGCGTCTGCGCATGGGCTATCTTGGCGGGCGCGGGCTTCACAAGGGTGGCAGCCTCGCCGAAATTGCATTCCGAGATGGCCGTTTTGCCAACATCGATCTCACCGTCGTCGATGACGCTCGGTCGGCAAACTACCAGTCCTTAGCGGTCTGGGGCACGACACCAGTCCGCATCCTCGGTCGGCTCCACCAGCACCGGATGCCCGACCTCTACGCCGGACTCGACGTGCTGCTCGCTCCTTCTATTTGGCCCGAGAGCTACGGGCTGGTCGCGCGCGAAGCGAAGCAGGCAGGACTCTGGATTGTGGCGAGCGACCGCGGCGCCATGGGCCAGGAGGTCCGCAACGGAGTTGACGGCTTCATAGTCGACGTCAGCTCTCTGGACGGCCTCGCCTCGGCACTCGCTGCGATGGACCGCGATCCCGGCGCAATCCTGCGCGAGGTTCGCCCTGCGGTCCCCGCTCGGACCTCCGAGGACCAGGGTGCAGAATTGCTAACCCTATACTCAGATCTGCTCGGACAGCAGTTATGCAAAAACGCCTCGTCTCTTCCGAAGCGTACGTGGAGTGGAGCACGACGAACGCGCGTGTAGTCGGCGCAGCCGGTCGAGTTTTGGGCTGGCGCCATCTCTGCGAAGGTGCCCAGGCGTAGACACCCTCAGCGTGACCAGACAACCCGGTTCACATAGTCGATGTACCCCGAAACGATCCGCACGATCGGGCCCGAGACGGGCCCGAGATCGTAATCCGGAACCGGTTGCCTTCTCGTCCTGTCGTGCGTTGCCATCACGACTTCCACGCCAGAAAGGATTTCTTTCGGGCCGAGGCGCGAGACCAAAGCGACTGCTCCCCCTCCTGACCTTCGGGGCGTTCGTGGGCTTCCCGCAGAGTCACCGCAGGGAAGCCGAGGAGCGCCGCCTCCTCCGAGATAGTACCGCTATCCGAGATGACGCAGCGTGCGTCGAGTTGCAGCCGGACGTAATCCAAGAAGCCGAATGGAGAGAGGAATCGAACTTCCGGCCGAGCGCATGCTATGCTCGCGCTCTCCAGCCTCTGTCGGGTACGCGGGTGCGTGGAGACAACCACAGGCTGCCCATACCGCTCGGCCAGCACGTCGAGCCCCTGAGCCAGCAGGTCAAGGCGCAGTGGATCGTCAACGTTTTCCTCGCGATGCGCACTGACCAGGAAGAAGGCACCCGGCGCGAGGCCGAGCCGAGCTGTCGCGTCGGAGGCCGTGATGCCCGCGCGAGCGTGGGCCAAGACTTCCGGCATATGCGAGCCAACTTTAAATATCCGATCCGCTGGAAAACCTTCTGCCAAAAGGTAGCGGCGCGCGTGCTCGGTCAGGACGAGGTTTACATCGCTCGTGTGATCGATGATTCTGCGATTGATTTCCTCTGGCACTCGCGCGTCGAAGGAACGGTTGCCGGCCTCGAAGTGGAAGATCGGGATCTTGCGCCGCTTCGCCGGGATGCAGGCGAGGCCCGAGTTTGTATCGCCGTAAATGAGCACGGCCTCTGGCTGCCACTCTGCCATCAGGCGATCGGAGAGTAGCAGGATATTCGCAATGGTTTCCATTGGTGAGCCGGCCGCAGCGCCGAGAAACTCATCCGGCCTGCGAATCCCAAGATCCCGGTAGAATATCTCACTCAACTCATAATCAAAATTCTGACCAGTGTGCACGAGGAGCTGATGGAACTGTACGTCGAGAGCATCGATAACCCGACTCATCTTGATGAGCTCGGGGCGCGTCCCGACAATAGTCATGATTTTGCGCATCATACGTCCTGGGCTGAGCCCTTGCTGATCAGACGCCTTGGGAGCCGGGTTCCCGTGACGCGAGCTCCTGCCGCACGTAGTCTAGGCTGCTCAAGAGGCGTAGAAGCTCGTCCTGCGTCAGGTGCTCCGTATTCGAGGACGTGAAATCGTCAAGTGCGCTAACCGCTGTCTCACCCTCGGTGAAAAATTTCGAGTAGTTGAGGTCGCGATCGTCGACCGGCACACGATAGTAGCGCCCGAATTCGGAAGCGCGGGCCATTTCTTCTCGCGAGACGAGTGTCTCGTGCAACTTCTCGCCGTGCCGCGTTCCGATCACTTGGATCGGAACGCGGCGCTCGAAGACGATCTGGAGTGCCTCGGCCAGCTCCCCGATCGTGCAGGCTGGCGCTTTTTGCACAAAGATGTCGCCCTGGTTTCCATTGTCATAAGCGTGCAGCACGAGATCAACCGACTCGGGCAGCGACATCATGAATCGAGTCATCTTAGGGTCAGTGATCGTGATCGGTCGACCCGCCTTGATTTGCCGCACGAAGAGCGGGATCACCGAGCCACGCGAGGCCATGACGTTGCCGTAGCGCGTCACGCAGATGCGCGTGTCAGCGTTCGTCAGCACGCGCGACTTCGCGACCGCAAGCTTCTCCATCAGCGCTTTGGACATGCCCATCGCGTTGACTGGATAAACGGCCTTATCCGTGCTCAGCACGACGATCCGACCAACGCGGTTAGCGATTGCTGCGGCGAGCATGTTCTCGGTTCCGAGCACGTTGGTGCGCACAGCTTCGCCCGGATAGAACTCGCAGGAGGGGACCTGCTTGAGAGCGGCTGCGTGGAAGACGAGGTCGACCCCGCGCAACGCATCCTCTAGTCCCCGGTACTCCCGAACGTCACCGATGTAGAAGCGCAGGCGACTATCAGCGAACTCGTGCCGCATGTCCTCCTGCTTCTTCTCGTCACGGCTGTAGATCCGGATTTCGCGCGCGTCCGACGCAATCGCCCGCGCCACGACCGCGTGGCCGAACGATCCCGTACCGCCGGTGACGAGCATCGTCCGGCCAGCCAGCGTCTTCGAAGATTCCCTCATCCCTCTCTTCTCTCCCACGCAGAGCGCATGTCCGCGATCATGGCGTCCCAGGACGGCGGGACGTAGCCGGTCGCCGCCCGCCAACGGCTCGAGTCGAGCGACCGATCGATCACGACTCGCTCGCTTGGCTCAATAGTCCGGCCAAGCCCGTACGCGTCGTTGATCCGCCGCAGCAGGTCGTATTTGCTGATCGGCGCGGCACTAAGGTGGAAGAGACCGGAGAGGTCTGCTCGCGGGATCACTATGTCGCGGACGACGCGGGCGAGCTCGCGCGTCGTCACGCCGGAGAAGATTGCTCTCGTGTAGCCCTGGACCATGTGCGGTGCGTGCATGAACCATTCAACCAACCCGTGCTGACCCCGCAGCTCGTGGCCGATGATAGAGGTCCTGAGCGTGATCACGCCCTCCTCATTCACCTCGCCCAGACGCTTAGAAGTGCCATAGAGATCGACCGCGTCCGGCGCGTCGTCCTCCGTGTATCCGCCCCGCAACCCGGAAAAAACGCAATCCGTGCTCACGTGAACGAGCCGCGCGCCCACAATACGACAGAGCCGGGCGAGGCGGTGCGGCAAAAGTGTGTTGATGGGCACGGCTTCAAGCGGGTCGTCCGCTGTAGCCAGTTGTTTAACGAGGCCGACCGCATTGACAACGAGTTGCGGGCGCGCGGCCTCGAAGGCGCGGTGAAGGTCGTCGATGTCGAGAACGTCTATACCTTCAAGGATGCCCCCGGGCAACGATAGCGAGCCGCGGCTGGAGCCATAGACGTCGAGGCCGGCCTCAGCCAGCACCTCGCACATGGCGTGACCGAGCATTCCTGAGGCGCCGAAGATAAGAACTCGCACGAGCCCAACTATCTGCAAAGTAGGGCAGACCCCGTAGCCCAATCCGCCCGCGATTGTCGAGACCGCAGCGGGTACGCGAGCTACGCCCGCCTCGCCCCGCGCACGCGCCTTGCCGGGGAAGCCGTTGTGGTGGACGGATTGCGGGCTGACGAAAGCCGACCTGCAGCGAAATCCGGGATCTCGAGCGAAATAAGACGAAGCTGGGTTGACTGTGGCCATCGCGGGTCTGCCCAGCACGAAGCTCAAGCTCCAGACGTGGTTGCGGTGGAGCGGACGCAGCCGTTTGCCCGAGCCGTCGTTCAACCATAGGCGGCTGCGCGGCCGGTGCCTCTGCAGGACCTTGAGCCCCTCACGACGCCAGATGGGCTGGACCAAGTCCGTGCCCACCCGCCAGCCGGCTGCATGCAGCAGCGCGGTGATGCTGCGGTAGCCGAAGCGCCCGTAATCGGACGTCGAGGCGATGATGGCGCCGGTCAGCGCATCCGCCATCAATCAATGCGCACACGTAGCTCAGCTGGGTAGAGCGCCGGTCGCGTAACCTGGAGGTCGTGGGCTCGAGTCCCATCGAGTGCTTAGACGGGCGTCGCGCAGGCGCCACCCCTCTCCCTCTTTGTAGCAGGTGGCCCGAGTCACCTGCCGCTTGCTAGGGCTCCGCCGTTCCCTTCTTGAACCCCTCAGCCCCGCCGGCACCGCTACGAAGAGCTTTTTGTTTGGTTGCTGTAATTGGCCGGCAACTCGGCGCGAATGCCTCGCGTTCTCCAACACGCATATTGGCCTCAGCGCGTAGAACTAAGCAACTAATTGCCTTGAATGCGGATCGGTGCTGTACCTAAACATATCAAAATCCCGTTCGTAGATCTTCCTGATCATATCGATTGAATTGTCATCCAACTCACGATCGCCGGCGCCTGTAAAATAGTTTTTCTGGGAATAATTTACGTCGATGTCAAGACCAAAAGCGCGACGAATGATCAATCTAAGGTCATTGCTATAATTCTCAACCCGACCGATATAGTCAAAATTTACATCTGAAATCGGTATAAGCTTTGTCAACGGCCTCCAATGATGATCGAGAGTCCGAGGATCAGCATCTGCTACAAGATGCAGAAACTCGGAGAAAGACGGCACCTGATCGCTACTCCAATTCAAAGAAGCGAAATAACTATGAGACGATGGCGTTGCCGTCACTGATTGATAAGCAGATAGAGCTCGCGCAAATGGATTTCTGACAAACGTGAACGTAAATCTGCCTGCAGAATTCCAGTTTTCCGATATGCTAGCGGCATCAGCGTGCCAAGGTGAAAAATCTTCGAGCTGTCGCGTATGTACAAAATTAGCATCGTCAATTGGA
This window of the Methylobacterium tardum genome carries:
- a CDS encoding dTDP-4-dehydrorhamnose reductase family protein, which codes for MATVNPASSYFARDPGFRCRSAFVSPQSVHHNGFPGKARARGEAGVARVPAAVSTIAGGLGYGVCPTLQIVGLVRVLIFGASGMLGHAMCEVLAEAGLDVYGSSRGSLSLPGGILEGIDVLDIDDLHRAFEAARPQLVVNAVGLVKQLATADDPLEAVPINTLLPHRLARLCRIVGARLVHVSTDCVFSGLRGGYTEDDAPDAVDLYGTSKRLGEVNEEGVITLRTSIIGHELRGQHGLVEWFMHAPHMVQGYTRAIFSGVTTRELARVVRDIVIPRADLSGLFHLSAAPISKYDLLRRINDAYGLGRTIEPSERVVIDRSLDSSRWRAATGYVPPSWDAMIADMRSAWERREG
- a CDS encoding sulfotransferase family protein; amino-acid sequence: MTSQLAARPSLLIQTGRPSSYGSAMANKMDFLSNSLVSKRSNYHYWFTPKCACTTTKNLLWEAESKLGNCNPIDDANFVHTRQLEDFSPWHADAASISENWNSAGRFTFTFVRNPFARALSAYQSVTATPSSHSYFASLNWSSDQVPSFSEFLHLVADADPRTLDHHWRPLTKLIPISDVNFDYIGRVENYSNDLRLIIRRAFGLDIDVNYSQKNYFTGAGDRELDDNSIDMIRKIYERDFDMFRYSTDPHSRQLVA